The Nitrospira sp. genome window below encodes:
- a CDS encoding glycosyltransferase family 2 protein, with protein MTPSSSLWASVIIPIKDERENLSPLMASLLKVMDSHERSRSHPYEILFVDDGSSDGSSDELDRLAREHSNVRVFHFDRNYGKTCALEAGFHQSSGEIIIQIDGDLQQDTEDILKLLPYTASHDVVCGWRQQRQDGLVRKFSSLIANRIRNIFTHDGIHDTACPLKIFRRPVLERIRLFEGMHRFFPALALMHGFTVTEVPVRHYPRIHGLSKYGMGNRLFKSLYDLIAVRWMQDRVLLYKFRDE; from the coding sequence ATGACGCCGTCATCTAGTTTGTGGGCTTCTGTCATCATCCCCATCAAGGATGAACGAGAGAACCTGTCTCCTCTCATGGCAAGCCTGCTGAAAGTTATGGATTCGCACGAACGGTCACGCTCCCACCCTTACGAAATCCTCTTTGTAGACGATGGCAGCAGCGACGGCAGCAGCGACGAGCTGGACCGATTGGCACGCGAGCATTCCAACGTGCGGGTCTTCCACTTCGACCGAAATTACGGCAAGACCTGCGCGCTTGAAGCCGGCTTTCATCAATCTTCGGGCGAGATCATCATCCAGATCGACGGCGATCTCCAGCAAGACACCGAAGATATTTTGAAGCTGCTCCCCTATACAGCGTCGCACGACGTGGTTTGTGGGTGGAGGCAGCAGCGGCAAGACGGCCTCGTGAGGAAATTCTCCTCATTAATCGCCAACCGCATACGGAACATCTTTACGCATGACGGCATACACGACACAGCATGCCCGCTCAAGATTTTCCGACGGCCTGTACTGGAGCGTATCCGACTCTTTGAGGGGATGCATCGCTTCTTTCCCGCTCTGGCTTTGATGCATGGATTTACCGTGACGGAGGTGCCGGTCAGGCATTATCCACGCATCCATGGACTGTCCAAGTACGGGATGGGCAACCGCCTGTTCAAATCACTCTATGATCTGATCGCGGTTCGATGGATGCAGGATCGCGTGTTGCTCTACAAATTCCGTGACGAGTGA
- a CDS encoding lipid-A-disaccharide synthase N-terminal domain-containing protein, whose amino-acid sequence MSTETIWIGIGFFGQGLFFGRWLIQWIASERSAESRVPIAFWYMSLIGGLITLSYAIYRMDPVFISGQGLGTVVYLRNLILIHRSDQTKNQARPAA is encoded by the coding sequence ATGAGTACTGAGACAATCTGGATTGGTATCGGTTTCTTCGGCCAAGGACTTTTTTTCGGTCGTTGGTTGATTCAGTGGATCGCATCCGAGCGGAGCGCCGAAAGCCGTGTGCCCATTGCCTTTTGGTACATGAGTCTCATCGGAGGGCTGATCACGCTCAGCTACGCGATCTATCGAATGGACCCTGTGTTTATTTCAGGACAAGGCCTCGGAACGGTCGTGTATCTGCGCAATCTGATCCTCATTCACCGCTCGGATCAAACCAAAAACCAAGCTCGGCCGGCAGCATGA
- a CDS encoding glycosyltransferase family 39 protein: protein MSAWETNGHTKLSTTREQRPDPGMERTSPQSIQLLLLLLLSCLLFFLNLGSMGLTDRDEGRNAEAGREMFASGDLVTPTFNGELRVAKPVFVYWLMTLSYHLFGVNEFAARAPSALFGVALILMHYLFLSRLRGSTAGLFGALMLLLNIEILALGRMAITDSVLIFFTTLSLYGFWLGIHEQGRGRHWIWAFYAGMALATLTKGPVGFAVPLVTALLYLAAGRQWLVFWERGAPIAGTLLFLILAGPWYATMFLIHGDAYSSQAKVHTVGRFLAPMEGHGGGWWFYFPVLLLGFYPWSAFLPVGLFQAYRSWRASRAMVSHQGESHESWQPSGSGDELEWFAGLWIIGVFIFFSLSSTRLPHYIGPLFPACALLAASYWARGLTDSSTRGLRGSIHFMMGIGYLVAIGLASASSLFSKFSGKMVKEFPLAPQFDLGIGPYVGAAIVVVSMGLIGYFGLNDNRRGIAFGVAGGALASVFLVAILTVIPGFNRYAIAPPQELAYAAGLNLNPTDQLIAFSSTRPSIAFYARRTVNFIPAGEIDRLRTALGKPGRTMILLPEYSQDALPKEAADFQPILKRYGYVLLGNQQMVTVPQGPDVVSPNTPKTPGP from the coding sequence ATGAGCGCCTGGGAAACCAACGGCCATACCAAGCTTTCCACCACGCGCGAGCAACGGCCAGATCCGGGCATGGAACGCACTTCCCCTCAATCAATACAACTGCTGCTCCTTCTGCTTCTGTCCTGCCTGCTTTTCTTCCTGAATCTCGGCAGCATGGGCCTGACAGATCGCGACGAGGGCCGCAATGCTGAAGCTGGGCGAGAAATGTTCGCCTCCGGCGATCTGGTTACCCCGACCTTTAATGGTGAGCTGCGCGTCGCCAAACCGGTTTTCGTGTATTGGCTGATGACGCTGTCGTACCATCTGTTCGGCGTGAACGAGTTTGCGGCACGTGCACCCTCCGCCCTGTTCGGGGTGGCATTGATCCTGATGCACTACCTGTTTCTTTCCCGGCTGCGCGGCTCGACTGCTGGGCTGTTCGGCGCTTTGATGTTGTTGCTGAACATCGAGATCCTAGCGCTGGGACGCATGGCGATCACCGATAGCGTCTTGATCTTTTTTACCACCCTGTCGCTCTACGGATTTTGGCTCGGGATCCACGAACAAGGCCGAGGGCGACATTGGATCTGGGCATTTTATGCCGGCATGGCCTTGGCGACCTTAACGAAAGGGCCGGTAGGATTCGCCGTTCCCCTGGTCACGGCTCTCTTGTACCTCGCTGCTGGCCGACAGTGGTTGGTGTTTTGGGAGAGAGGCGCACCCATCGCCGGCACGTTGCTCTTCCTGATCCTCGCAGGTCCCTGGTATGCAACCATGTTCCTGATCCATGGGGATGCCTACTCCTCTCAAGCGAAGGTCCATACGGTGGGGCGATTCCTCGCTCCAATGGAGGGACATGGAGGCGGATGGTGGTTCTATTTCCCGGTCCTGCTGCTTGGTTTTTACCCTTGGAGCGCCTTCCTACCGGTAGGGTTGTTTCAAGCCTATCGGAGCTGGCGGGCATCTCGCGCGATGGTGAGCCATCAAGGCGAATCACATGAATCGTGGCAGCCATCAGGTTCCGGCGATGAGTTGGAATGGTTCGCGGGATTGTGGATCATCGGGGTGTTCATCTTTTTTAGTCTTTCATCCACTCGCCTCCCCCACTATATCGGTCCCTTGTTTCCGGCCTGTGCGCTCTTGGCTGCTTCGTATTGGGCTCGGGGGTTAACAGATTCTTCGACACGGGGCCTACGCGGGTCGATCCACTTCATGATGGGGATCGGCTATCTCGTAGCGATCGGGCTCGCAAGCGCCTCTTCTCTGTTCAGCAAATTCTCCGGGAAGATGGTCAAAGAATTTCCGCTTGCCCCTCAATTCGATCTGGGCATCGGTCCTTACGTCGGCGCAGCGATCGTCGTAGTCTCGATGGGGCTGATCGGGTATTTCGGGTTGAACGACAACAGACGCGGCATCGCCTTCGGGGTGGCCGGCGGTGCGCTGGCGAGTGTGTTTCTTGTCGCTATTCTGACGGTCATTCCAGGATTCAACCGATACGCGATCGCGCCACCGCAAGAGTTGGCCTACGCAGCGGGGTTGAACCTGAATCCGACCGATCAACTGATCGCGTTCAGTTCGACCAGACCGTCCATCGCCTTCTACGCGAGGCGAACGGTGAACTTTATCCCAGCCGGAGAAATCGACCGGTTGCGTACGGCTCTGGGCAAACCAGGCCGGACGATGATCCTCCTACCGGAATACTCTCAAGATGCCCTGCCGAAGGAAGCCGCTGACTTTCAGCCGATTCTCAAGCGATACGGCTACGTCTTGTTGGGCAATCAACAGATGGTCACCGTACCTCAGGGTCCAGACGTTGTTTCACCAAACACACCCAAGACTCCTGGACCGTAG
- a CDS encoding histidine kinase dimerization/phosphoacceptor domain -containing protein codes for MSARPRVSYLIALLATVVAVAVRHLLDYFLGTQFNFLLPLIVAVMVAAWHGGLWCGLFATLLNMVVSVAFAVNTDDGLLIMPSEWERISLFAGVGIIISSLSESLHQQRHMAEVAAAEAARRWTELKVEVVERQEAESKARQWESVFNKASWAVAVTDPVDDRFKAVNPAFAAMHCFTIEDLLGRSLADVCAPQGRAELLTHLQTAHQRTDYVYESLHVRRDGTRFPCVTHMTALKDAHGKTQLYAATFEDITERKQNESRLRASLKEKEILLKEIHHRVKNNLQIISSLLDLQSDHTQDRQAQEMFKESQGRVRSMALIHERLYRSRDLARVPVTEYVEQLAHDLYRAYKVSDNDIVLHVEAVMPPLPLDMAIPCGLLLNELLSNCLKHGFKDAEQGWIRVTWRGDGPSNVLTVADNGAGFPTGLTFGNATSFGLQLVNTLVEQLEGKIELVHNRGTVVTITFPGSDRSQEEPT; via the coding sequence ATGTCAGCAAGGCCCCGGGTAAGTTACCTGATTGCGCTCCTCGCGACAGTCGTGGCCGTCGCCGTCCGACACCTGCTCGACTACTTCCTCGGCACACAGTTCAACTTCTTGCTGCCGTTGATCGTCGCGGTCATGGTGGCGGCGTGGCACGGCGGCCTTTGGTGCGGCCTCTTCGCGACGCTCCTCAACATGGTCGTCAGCGTCGCCTTCGCTGTGAATACGGACGACGGCCTACTCATCATGCCAAGCGAATGGGAGCGAATCAGTCTGTTTGCCGGGGTCGGCATCATCATCAGCTCGCTCAGCGAGTCGCTGCATCAGCAACGGCATATGGCCGAAGTCGCGGCAGCGGAGGCCGCCCGGCGATGGACGGAGCTCAAAGTGGAGGTCGTCGAGCGCCAGGAGGCAGAAAGCAAGGCCCGTCAGTGGGAGTCTGTATTCAACAAGGCGAGTTGGGCGGTGGCCGTGACCGACCCCGTTGACGACAGATTCAAGGCCGTGAACCCCGCCTTTGCCGCCATGCACTGCTTCACCATCGAGGATTTGCTGGGCAGGTCGCTGGCCGATGTGTGCGCCCCGCAGGGCCGCGCGGAGTTGCTGACGCACCTCCAGACCGCTCACCAGAGGACCGACTATGTGTACGAGTCGCTTCACGTCCGAAGGGACGGCACCCGCTTTCCCTGCGTGACTCATATGACAGCCTTGAAAGACGCCCATGGGAAGACTCAGCTTTATGCCGCCACCTTCGAGGACATCACCGAGCGCAAGCAGAACGAGTCGCGGTTGAGGGCTTCGCTGAAAGAGAAGGAGATCCTCCTCAAGGAAATCCATCACCGCGTCAAGAACAACTTACAGATTATCTCTAGCCTGCTCGACCTCCAATCCGACCACACGCAGGACCGGCAGGCACAGGAAATGTTCAAGGAGAGCCAAGGGCGCGTGCGGTCGATGGCGCTGATCCACGAACGGCTTTACCGCTCACGGGACTTGGCCCGCGTGCCCGTCACCGAGTACGTCGAGCAACTCGCCCACGACCTCTACCGCGCCTACAAGGTGTCGGATAACGACATCGTGCTGCATGTCGAGGCTGTCATGCCGCCGCTGCCTCTTGACATGGCCATCCCCTGCGGGTTGCTCCTGAACGAACTTCTCTCGAACTGCCTCAAGCACGGTTTCAAGGATGCCGAGCAGGGCTGGATCAGGGTGACGTGGCGCGGCGACGGTCCGAGCAACGTCTTGACCGTGGCCGACAACGGGGCGGGGTTTCCAACAGGCCTCACTTTCGGCAACGCCACGTCCTTTGGGTTGCAGTTGGTGAATACCCTCGTTGAGCAACTGGAGGGCAAGATCGAACTGGTACATAATAGGGGAACGGTGGTTACCATCACCTTCCCCGGTTCCGATAGATCGCAGGAGGAGCCCACATGA